A window of Chanodichthys erythropterus isolate Z2021 chromosome 16, ASM2448905v1, whole genome shotgun sequence genomic DNA:
aaaaGCAGGCATTTTAGGCCAATAAGATGTTTTTATTGCATCATATCGCATATCTAGATGCAGTTTGATATGGCCATTAATAATTGGTGTCATTACTATATAGTATATTTATACAGTACccttaaaaagtttggggtcagcaagatttttctaaagaaattaaactttttatttagcaagaatgcattaaaatgataaaaaatgacagtatttatattgttacaatagatttctattttaaataaatgctgctcttttgaatgattctattaaaaaattcatgaacaaaaatcatggtttccacaaaactattatgcagcacaactgttatcaacattgataacaagaagtttcttaagcaccaaatcagcatattagaatgatttctgaaggatcatgtgacactgaagactggagtaatgatgctgaaaattcagctttaccatcacaggaataaattacattttaaaatatattaaaatattatttctgattaaaaaaaaaaaaaaaaaatgcaacctCCGAGaccataagagacttcttttaaaaacattaaaaaaatcttactgaccccaaacttttgaactgtacaAGAGGTTCAGTTCAGTAAGTATGTCTTTGTGCAATGACCTGAGAGAGGTAGAGCAGGATGAATGAATTCTCAAGAGGAAGCGGCCCTCTGCTCCCTGCAGGAATGTACTTGGCACCAGCAGGTAAAAACCAGGATTCAGGTGAGTATCTACAACCACTTCCCGATCATACGCATGCGTGTGTGACACAATCGGAGGCTTGTTCAGTGTCCGCACCAAGTTAAAGTGTTTCTTCTCCACctaaacatattaaatataacatacGTCATAATGTAATATGTTCAATCACTCAAAAATTATTGTTTTGTGACTCTCTAACCTTCCACACATGTAGTGCAATGGCCTGGAGGTGCGGATGCTGCTGAGCGCCGCCCTCTGCTGGTCGTTCAGGGCGTCCGTACTGAAGCAAAGATATCAAAACTTCTCCTCTCTCGCACACTTTCAACCAGAACTTAGGGTTGCTGCTAAAAGTGCTGTTGTTTCGGCAACCGCCTGCAGAGTGACCTTTAACCCAGCGGCCTCCAATCTGGTGGCTGTGGATTAGAAAGCTTCCTACATGAAGGGAAATGAcacattaatatatattattttataatataaaaaattattatttttaaactgtCAAATTATTCACtagatatataatttataaaacagaaaaggtctGGTGATGTAAATGCTCTAAGAATGTATAGCCAATACCTGTGTAGATGCTTTGGAGGTGTCCTGCATCACTGATGGGATAGCCCACAGTGACCTCATCAAATTCCTGCTGGAATTCTTTCAGGTCCATCCAGAACTCCCCCGCTGCTGTGCGGCCCAGTAGAGCCTGAGCGCAGGAGGCCTCCAGAGAAGCCCACCCTGATCCGCtgtagagagagacagacagaaccTCTCAGACAGAAGCTTCATTTCCATTATCGCCAACATttgagcagtgttggggaaagttacttttaaacgtaatgcattacaatattgtgttgcTCCCTAataaagtaactaattgcgttactttttattaaaagtaatgtgttacattacttttgctttACTTtatctcacctgggctgggcttgcttgtttgttttttaataacaaaaaagctCTAATTTTGGCAAAAGTTAAGGACCTTTcaaaccaaaagtgaaatgaataaacctcaggctgaaggaaatgcatatttacacctgtacagtagagggcgcagctcaaactaacctttcagctgtgctttcattctggattaaagaagaacaggATACAGGAGatggaagttcaacactcttatttctaaatctaaagtAGTTCTTTCTTATTAGTATGGTTAaattggatcattgaaggtcagcagcaaagatatTGGTTaattaataaagtgagattaaaaacaaagtatatttgtgtattttaatatattgaattattacaggtttgtgtacaattctgagattgcatttcactgtttttattcatttcgaggaatactgaatgtttttgtgcaagtaaGATGAgcaaatgcatgttcacatttagtctagaattACACTGCACTTACTCtgtttctctcaacatggggacaggagagctgtcagtcaataaatgtgaaaaagtaacttgcgttagttatttaaaaaagtaacagatattttgttgtaaacggaaaaagtaatgcgttactttactagttacttgaaaaagtaatctaattacGTAACTTATTCCAAATCTAATcacaagttacttgtaatgcattaccctcAACACTGTATTTGAGTGTGATTGTCGCGTTTCGCCCCCTAGTGGAAGCCGCATGGAACTTTCAAATAGGCTGTAAAGCATTTTCtcctatatttattcatatgGTAAAAAGAATAATGTTATCCATCCACACAAAACAAATGACCACCaaaaattttgaaagaaaaacacTGTAGCCTCTAGTTTCTAGAGATAATCAAggtaaaataattatttcaaacataattattcataacCACTCATTTTACGGAAGCAGAGtttaaagaataaaatgttAGTGGAAAAATATAGTTAATTCTCACTTTGTTCTTCAATAACATCATAATTTTGATTAGGTCTGGCAGTTGCATTCAGTCTAACCGCAGAAGTTCAAATAAGTCAACGCATACAAAGCTCAAATAGTACTGCTCACCATTATAAAAGAATGACTTCCAGCAACACACAGCACTGAAGTAactaataaaagtaaaatagattaaaaaaaattgctatGAAGACCCTTATTATTATGttagatatatttaaatcaatCTAAACAGATATGAAAATTTACAATTataataaattgttaaaaaaaacccatctatttataatacatatatggaatatatgtacacaaaataaaccaaaaaatgGACCAGTATGTGATCATTCAGCATGTATTTCCCTCCATACCTCTCCCTCCAGACCCCGGCCCAGCTCTTCCTCCCCCAGGGGTTTCGTATCCTGATCAGTTCCACTTGTTCACCTGTAGTCGTTGTCACATTTGTCCACTCCATCACACTCATGGCGTGGAACTGGCCAAGCTCTGGGACgcctgcagagagagagagaacaaacCCATTACTACAGCTAATACAGTACATCATACCTGACTGAGAGAGGCAAAATGAGGCAAAAGTACCTCTTTATAAAACACCTTATAATGTACtagcagatatttttttttccatttttaatgcataaatgAATACTGCAATATTTCTCACCTCTTTCCTCATTAAAAACAGTGAGGCATAAGGAAGAAGCACCTTCCTCTAATACTTCCTGTGGTATTTTGTGAAAGATTTTCTGTGAATTGTAAAGTTGCCAGCAAAAAGTTCACGGTATAAATTAGGGAAATTCTAAAATCTAACCCTAAATATGAACAATTGCTGTGAAAGTCTATAAATCACTCCCTAATAGTGTtatttttaactaaaactattaaacaacagttttgttaattgaaataaaataaacattaactgaaataaaagattaaaaaatactcaaataagatatgttgccttggcaactacctgaaataaaataagcttaagttaaagtactaaaattactaaaactgaaataaaaataatccaaaatataaaaaaagaagaaaaaaagaatgacaACAAAGTGATTAAaactttaactttaaaatgaaaactgaaaatataaaaataaaatcgaataaaaaaaatactgtaattgtatattacagtaataatactaaaacaacaTTGCCTGGCTGTGTCAAACAACAGTAACTTATTTGTCACGGCAAGTCacatagtgtcattattcagatcaagtcagttcaatgttgtttcaggtcagttcaataactgtcaGTTAAAAGTTAGTGTAAACATCCAGCTAAATTCAGTTCAAACTGAGCAGGCCGGAGGCGACAGCGGCAATAAACcaaaactccaacaggtgacagtAGTGGagagagagtaaaaaaaaaaacctttaaaagaaaccaggctcaggcggaaggccagttctcctctggcatAAATGAACAAGTACAGTGTGATTTATGATTACAGACTGCATCAAAGGTCAGTCTTTGTGGACTGATattattcaaaatgttcatttcagcTTTTTCTGCTTGAAGATTGGGATTATGGGGAATTCGGCGAGAAGAAAGTCAGTGGTTACTTTTCTCCCTCACCTGTGGAAGCGCTGTGGACACAGCAGCTGATGGCACATCGCTCCTTCAGCTCCAGTGAGAGTTGAGATAGACTCGTCCCATTAGCTGTGTGTTGAGTCTGGGTGTCGTTGGGTTGTTGTGGTGACTCCGCCCCTTTTAGACTCCATCGTACCCCTATGGTTCCGCTCAAGTCCACCATTGCCTCACATACTTGGCCTGCCCACAAATGCTCATATGAACCATGTAGCCTAGTATGAAATCATAATAATGCTtcaattattatgattattagtTCAAACATCAAATCAATATGAAATTTTATATATTCACAGACATCTTTGCACCAGCACATACTTGGCATATGCTTTCTCCAAAAGTGCTACCCAGAATGCCCTAGGGCTCTGGCATCGTGAGAAGCAGAGAGTGTCATTGACACAGGGCAGCCGGTCATCCACCCGTACTTCTATCCAGTGCCCGTTATGCCAGAACCGGAACCTGAACTCACCGTGATAAGCACAGTCACCCCACAAGGGCTGTTCCAGTGGAAATACCTGATAACAAACAAAAGTTTAGAAATTTCAACTTTACGCAAATGAAAAGCGAATCTCGCGAGTGACAACCAATAGGAGTGAAGACTGTGGAGCTCACGTCAACGTCTCGAGTGCAGCAGGTAAGACAGGACAAATTTCAGGAGTGATTTCATTGTTTTATATGGTTTGACTAAAACCCCACATAATAAAATCATGCGTGGAAAAGAAACTGTCGGCAGTTTGATTCATACATTGATAGTTTGTGTGTTGTTAATTATATGATGTTTAGCACTGCTGCAGTTCATATTACAATTTCCCCTGTATTAATGGGACAAAAAACGTGATTATTTGTCAAATCTGAAtgacatttaattcatttttgacAGTATAAGCGAGTTTAATTTGTTGACTGATCGATCATTAATCTGGTCAATGATTTAATGCACTGAGCAGTGCTGTGGTTTACATAACAACAGcagaatgttaattttaattactttaattCTAATTCCTAACCGAATGACATAATCGCATTAGAAATGGATAAATATGAAACTGTTgatttaaagatgttttttcatatataaaaaTAGTATATTTTGTCTTTATATTTACAGTAAGCAGTTTCAGAAGGAGACTCTGTTACATCATTCACAGGGCTTCAATGGAGTGGGCGGATCTTTTGGTGCGATTTGCTTGTCGTGATTGTCTGATTGGAGAATCATAGTTAACGCCGTGTCTACACTGGACGTGACAAAGTGATCATTGCGAATGCCTTGGTTTCCCGTGTCAGAAGTAGCATGAGCGTTTGAAGTACATCAGAAATTGAAAGGGGCATCAGATAATTGGAATTTGCcgcaccgcatccagtgtagacaacaTTACTGATTATGATGAATTCTATTTGCTTTTGAAGCGTCACGCTGCTTGCGGCTGATTTTGACACAGTGTGATTTAGTTTATGAGGAATTCCAATTTGAAacatcattattttaaaaataagttgaaataacACAGGCTGATACACCATAATTAAACAACTTTATAGGTTGTTTAAAATGCCCACTGAAGTGAATGTGTTAacataatttcaactgaaacaggaagacaggacaggatatatctatatctaagatttttaatgtttttaaaagaagtttcgtctgctcaccaaggctacatttatttaattaaaaatacagtaaaaacagtaatattgtgaaatattattacaatttaaaataactgtgtactatttaaatatatttgacaaattaatttattcctgtgatgcaaagctgaattttcagcaccattactccagtcttcagtgtcacatgatccttcagaaatcattctaatatgctgatttgctgctcaataagcatttatgattattttcaatgatgaaaacagttgtgtactttttttttcaggattccttgatgaatagaaagatcaaaagaacagcatttatctgaaatacaaagcttctgtagcattatacactaccgttcaaaagtttggggtcagtaagaattttaatttttttgaaaagaaattaaagaaggtaatacttttattcagcaaggatgcattaaatcaatttaaaagtggcagtaaagacatttataatgttacaaaagattagatttcagataaacactgttcttttgaactttctattcatcaaataatcctgaaaaaaaatattgtacacaaatattttgtacaattgtacacattaaatgtttcttgagcagcagatcatcatattagaatgatttctgaaggatcatgtgacactgaagactggagtaatgatgctgaaaattcagctttgccatcacaggaataaattactttgtgaaatatattcaaatagaaaacagttattttaaattgtaataatatttcacaatattactgttttttctgtatttttaattaaataaatgtagccttggtgagcagacgaaacttcttttaaaaacattaaaaatcttagtggttccaaacttttggactgtactgtatatacaaatacagacacatacatgtatatatttaagaaaaatgttagatttatatataaaatatttatacttACATGtactataaaattatttaaacctgcatatatttcttaaatttatacatgtatgtgtgtgtatttatatatacatgattattatacacagaccacacacatatattacgtaaacaaagacttttattttgctaacgattaatcgttgcacatccctaGAGCAGACTGCTTGCGCTGCAGCGGTTCATGTGACACTAATGCAAAAACAGACTTCATTCACATCAATGAAAGgcaaatttacactgtctgaaaaATCTAATTTACACCTCTATATAGCCATTCACCATATAGAAATTactaaatgtgtgaacaaatgacccATTTCAGTTGCAGCTTCGGCGTCAGTTTCTTGTGTAGGACGAgccgggacttcagattctagagagcatttaaTTTGACAGAAGATCTGATGAGAAGTGCGTGGTGATGTCAAGAAAATCTGTTATACATTTTAgcagaagtgagagactgtaagtttgGAACAcacagcttattcataaccttaaagGCCCTTATAAACTTCAAACGATACTGAAGAATGAACTGATGTGATGTCATTTTGAACAATATCAGGCCAAAAttaagtttgttttgtgtttgttttgcgAATTCAtaacggcttgccaaagcaaaCTCTCAGGAAAAGTTTgttccagctgcaaaacaccttagTACTTAGTATTGGTCCGTGCCGATAACGAAACAGGAGGTGTACGCTGTTTTTTCACGTGGAACCCTTCTCTCTGACTCATTTCATTACtagagtttgttaaagtaagatctccgcgggtgaaaacatgaacacgcTGGGTagctgctttatagtacaaaaggAATTTGTGCTTGTGATGAATGAGGCACTGacattgtttttcatgtttgatatttttttcatgtttgagtgctatataaataaatgtgacgtgacttgagtgctaatttgcagagctcgtaCTAACACACCaatgttgttatgatcagatgctttgtGCTTTCTATAAATGCTCTCTAAAAATTCTTGCCGttttcacatatttacatattcatctaaacgtcgctctcagcagtgtgggcggcgtcagatgttcgtttacagtatatcgcaGCTCACgtatttcgaacttcgttttactcctaaatgaagaacgaaaaagaactttgcttgaagtataccggggccttaaggctaacatattcatactaaaagctaaaaaatgaaaacatttcactGGGATTTTAAGGTTTATATGTTATCATTAAAAATCAGTTCCTCTATGGAGAAAATAAATAGGATCTTTTCCGGAACCCGACTCTTGTACTCTCTTAAAAGT
This region includes:
- the capn10 gene encoding calpain-10 isoform X2; the encoded protein is METETEHHSLFVDPDFPADDSSIFSDYTTPLSKLVGDVTWLRPQDICKQPQLFPNDPVEAHPKQGILGDCWLLCACSMLLKNQHLLNKVFPLEQPLWGDCAYHGEFRFRFWHNGHWIEVRVDDRLPCVNDTLCFSRCQSPRAFWVALLEKAYAKLHGSYEHLWAGQVCEAMVDLSGTIGVRWSLKGAESPQQPNDTQTQHTANGTSLSQLSLELKERCAISCCVHSASTGVPELGQFHAMSVMEWTNVTTTTGEQVELIRIRNPWGRKSWAGVWRESGSGWASLEASCAQALLGRTAAGEFWMDLKEFQQEFDEVTVGYPISDAGHLQSIYTGSFLIHSHQIGGRWVKGHSAGGCRNNSTFSSNPKFWLKVCERGEVLISLLQYGRPERPAEGGAQQHPHLQAIALHVWKVEKKHFNLVRTLNKPPIVSHTHAYDREVVVDTHLNPGFYLLVPSTFLQGAEGRFLLRIHSSCSTSLSVMKSTPPPLQHCSEAEWETISSHGSWSVGSTAGGSRNFATHGHNPRIPLTVTYDPGGNNIRVTLRQNRPENALHAIGFHIYKVPDSGSGFLLTPGSMCPVVSCVPHAHSQEVSVFCHLQPGEYVVIPSTYQPELSAHFTLTLLRRIHRKAMQSQELLGHAVQEVSCISVMR
- the capn10 gene encoding calpain-10 isoform X1, producing MRSEAGLVAMETETEHHSLFVDPDFPADDSSIFSDYTTPLSKLVGDVTWLRPQDICKQPQLFPNDPVEAHPKQGILGDCWLLCACSMLLKNQHLLNKVFPLEQPLWGDCAYHGEFRFRFWHNGHWIEVRVDDRLPCVNDTLCFSRCQSPRAFWVALLEKAYAKLHGSYEHLWAGQVCEAMVDLSGTIGVRWSLKGAESPQQPNDTQTQHTANGTSLSQLSLELKERCAISCCVHSASTGVPELGQFHAMSVMEWTNVTTTTGEQVELIRIRNPWGRKSWAGVWRESGSGWASLEASCAQALLGRTAAGEFWMDLKEFQQEFDEVTVGYPISDAGHLQSIYTGSFLIHSHQIGGRWVKGHSAGGCRNNSTFSSNPKFWLKVCERGEVLISLLQYGRPERPAEGGAQQHPHLQAIALHVWKVEKKHFNLVRTLNKPPIVSHTHAYDREVVVDTHLNPGFYLLVPSTFLQGAEGRFLLRIHSSCSTSLSVMKSTPPPLQHCSEAEWETISSHGSWSVGSTAGGSRNFATHGHNPRIPLTVTYDPGGNNIRVTLRQNRPENALHAIGFHIYKVPDSGSGFLLTPGSMCPVVSCVPHAHSQEVSVFCHLQPGEYVVIPSTYQPELSAHFTLTLLRRIHRKAMQSQELLGHAVQEVSCISVMR